Genomic window (Desulfitobacterium chlororespirans DSM 11544):
CTTTCCCGATTAATATCCTTTCAACCTTCTTGCTACCCTCTGCCTACACTGTTAATGCTTTCCACCAATGCCGCCATCAAGCGGTGAAATCCTTGAGGATTTTGAGCCGGGACACGATAATGCTTATTAATCTCAATCTGGACAGCTGGAATCCCCAGTTCCCTGGCCGCAAAATTGGCTATCGTATTCGGGCTGGATGCAGCAAAATAATCAGAGGAGATTTTTGAGAACCCACAATTGCGAAAGTTCTGGGCCAGGATTTCATCGGTATGCATTTTTTCAAGTAGGTTGCTCCTATTGTTCGTTCCAAAATCCACATCAAATTCCCTTTCTCGGGCTGCTCCGTGAATATCCAACAGGAGCTTAATCTTGCCTTGCCTGCATAACTGGGCAAGTTTCTCTTTATAGATGCAAGGGCTATCCACGTTCGGATCCCCACCATAAAGCTTAGTCACTGCAATAGCATGACAACCAGTTGACTTATTCAGCAGGTAGACAATGGAGCCAGTATACTCATCGGACATTTTGATCTTCTTCTGGCGATAATGGCGAACCGCGTGGGGAGCTGAGACCAGAATGGGAATATCCCCTGCCGCGTGCCAAAAGGGCTCCTCTTGCTTGGGATTCACTCGTTTATCGGTTTTGTAGAAATAGATTCTCTCTATGCTGACTGCTTCTTCATTGAGACGGGTCCTTGTATATTCAGTGATAAGTTGCTGATGCATCTGGCTCATGGTTTTCCCTCCTTGCTCCCAAACATAAAATCGGGGAGATCGCTCCCCGATTAATACTACCTCAACTCCAAACAAAATTCCATCTTAGTCTTTTTCCCGCCCCTTGTCCTCCTTTATATTAAGCACTGCAAATCCTATTAAATAAAGGAAAAGCGGCATAAACAAACCAATGGATTGATAACTAGAGTAAATATACAGATTATATAAGGCATGAATCGTGACTGCTACAGTATAGAGACCAAACAGCAGTGGCCAAATTATACCGTTTAGTTGCCTCGCTATACTGAGCCCAAAGCCAACAATGCCTGTGGTCGTCCCATGGATAAGGCAGGTTGTGACACTACGAGTAATAATAAAAGGAATCGGCGATCCACTTTCATGCATGTGTCCTAAGAGGTATACATAATTTTCTTGAATAGAAAATCCAATCCCGGCCGCAATCCCAAAATAAACAATGGGTATTTTCTTTTCCGATTTGAATAGAAAATACCCAAGTGGTAATGCCTTTGTAAATTCTTCAATAATCGGAGCCCAAGTGGTGGAAAGTTGCTGAGTATTAATCTGAAAATGCCGAACCAAAGCATTATTCAAGGTCAGTGAAATCGCAAAAGCAATAAGACCCCAGGTAAAAAACAGTATCAGCAGCCTGTGTTCACCTTTTAGGATAATCGCCAGAAAAAAAAGGGGGATAATGGTCCCTACAAAAATAGCCTCACCCATCGGACATCTCCTCTACTTTCATAAAGCCGTAAGCCGTTAAGGATAGGGCTGCTGGGAATAAAGCATCTGTAGAAAGTGTACATGTATCAGGTATCAAACAGACACATATCATAAATATCATATCACTTAGGCATAGCAAACAAAGACCCGCTATAAACAACCGGTACCGGATAATAGGGAAAATAGGCTGAGCTTTCCATAGGGTGTACACTATAGCTAGTGTTAAGACCAGGTTATCTGTATTGATCAGTAGATTACTGGATCCTACCAGAGCCAGGAAAATAGGAATTACCAGTAATCCTAGGGGCCATAGATTCCAATATTTTATCTCAATGGTATACTGAGGTATCCCCCTTGTGATTGTATGGATTACCCCAATCAGGAAGAAATAAGTTCCTATAAAACCCAGATCCGCAATGGATGGATAAGGGAGTGACGAGCCATTAAGAAATATAACAGAAAACCAGTAAAGCTGTCCCAAAGTCCAACTTAATACAGCCAAAGCGACTCCCAATACTAAATAACGCTGGCAGCTGAATCGAGCATAGCAAATCACAAGCATACCGATAGCTAATCCAGAGAAAAACTGTATTCCATTGGCTACCGCATTTAACTTAGCATAAGGAAAATCGATGAAAAGCAAAATATAAAATAGAGCTGCCCAGACAAACGAAAGAATACAGACAGCCTTAACAGTTAATGTCAAGATTTCTTTTCGTTTTAACATTCCTTGGATGACTTGATCCCATGTAATCATGAAAATCCCCTACCTTGAGTGCCATATTACTACATTGTCAACTTCATTTACATTCAAGAGTTGGTATATACTTTATATACATTATGACATATTTCACGAGCAAATGTTATATAATTCACAGATTTTTAAAATAATTTTTTGAGATTATATAATATAAAATTCTTATGGCAAGGATTAAATATTCATATTAAAACAAAAACCACCCTCCTCAATTAGGAAGGTGGCCATACACCACTAGTTAAGATGTCAACTGTTCAATCTAAATCTTGACTAGACTATAAATCTTGCTTCAGTGAATAGTACTTGATAAAAATGGATTAGATGTTTACAGCGATACTTTGGCAAGTCAGCGTTGCGCTCCGCGCAGCGATATGATTCATAACCTTAAGAACCGTCACCGGAGATTTTGTTAATTCTACGATACGATATTCCCTCGATGTTTTACCAAAGGATGCCCCAAGAACGGTTAGAATCTGGTCTCTCAAAACAGAGAATTTTTTCGACCCATTGATGTTGTGTTGGTCAAGCTTGCCAAGCTTCTTGATCTCTCCATGAAAAATCTGAAAATCACTTTGAAAACTCATTGGAAACCTCTTTCTTTCTTAAATACAAAATTTACACACAAGGTGTATTATATCAAGAATGGATAATGCTGTCAATAGGGTTTAGCAAATTAAATTGTTTCTTTTCATATAACTTCTTTTACTTTTTTCTTGACAAATATTATATAACAGGATAATATTTTTATAAATTATATATAAATACTTTGAAACCGTTGATTGAGAGTAGTAGGATAAGTTCTCAGGTTCAGAGAGCTGCAGAGGGTGGAATTGCAGTACAGGTAGACTTATCACGAATGGACTCATGA
Coding sequences:
- a CDS encoding PrsW family glutamic-type intramembrane protease, whose amino-acid sequence is MGEAIFVGTIIPLFFLAIILKGEHRLLILFFTWGLIAFAISLTLNNALVRHFQINTQQLSTTWAPIIEEFTKALPLGYFLFKSEKKIPIVYFGIAAGIGFSIQENYVYLLGHMHESGSPIPFIITRSVTTCLIHGTTTGIVGFGLSIARQLNGIIWPLLFGLYTVAVTIHALYNLYIYSSYQSIGLFMPLFLYLIGFAVLNIKEDKGREKD